From Acipenser ruthenus chromosome 2, fAciRut3.2 maternal haplotype, whole genome shotgun sequence, a single genomic window includes:
- the LOC117408398 gene encoding probable N-acetyltransferase camello, with protein MADYRIRKYEDDDYEVARDIFASGMSEQFPGIFMHALKQPWSQLFLVCLLCALLLSSKSFLFPILALTLLLAAGRQGIIYLSGKYIEQSLNADLLDINKTYLESKGSCFWVAESNDNVVGTVAAMPSKEEPGTLELKRLSVRENYRGLGIAKALCRTVSDFARLNGYQAVVLRTSVVQHEAQKLYERVGYKKTNEYVWESIPGKIMNFTIFVYRYDIAAPN; from the coding sequence ATGGCCGACTATCGAATCAGAAAATATGAAGACGATGATTACGAAGTAGCCAGGGATATTTTTGCTAGTGGCATGAGCGAACAATTCCCAGGCATCTTTATGCATGCCCTCAAGCAGCCTTGGTCCCAGCTGTTCCTCGTGTGCTTACTCTGCGCTCTGCTCCTGAGCTCCAAATCCTTCCTCTTCCCCATCCTGGCACTCACCTTACTGCTAGCAGCAGGGCGTCAGGGAATCATCTACTTATCTGGCAAGTACATTGAGCAGAGCTTGAATGCTGATCTACTGGACATCAACAAAACATACCTGGAGAGTAAAGGCTCTTGCTTCTGGGTGGCGGAGAGTAATGATAACGTGGTCGGTACAGTTGCTGCCATGCCTTCTAAGGAAGAGCCAGGCACCTTGGAGCTGAAgcgcctgtctgtgagagagaaCTACAGAGGCCTGGGCATTGCCAAAGCGCTGTGCAGGACCGTCTCAGACTTCGCCCGTTTGAATGGCTACCAAGCTGTGGTTTTGAGAACATCGGTTGTCCAGCATGAAGCGCAGAAGCTTTATGAGAGAGTTGGTTATAAAAAGACCAACGAATACGTTTGGGAATCCATTCCAGGGAAGATCATGAACTTCACAATATTTGTGTATAGATATGACATTGCTGCTCCAAACTGA